The Deltaproteobacteria bacterium genome window below encodes:
- a CDS encoding ribonuclease H-like domain-containing protein produces the protein MSMARRLASLTAASPSSRASAPIAASTTVTAAVPGFHVDDGCAGDDDANGARDARAVEAAHVRAAVAAIARRGAVRAPCLFDLETTGLGGDAVPFVVGLAWARDDGPLVLQQFRLDAAASERAMWLAVVDALAGADAIVTYNGASFDRTIVRLRLRRLGLWRGAVAHRFEHDHLDLLPLCRRVWRGRAGDARLATLERVVLGAHRLDDIAGEAIASWGRAWIDGDRSPVASEAVAKICRHNAWDLRGLAALAVACRGQLEAPEHPAAVLAAVRHHREAGAEACAHAMAEAGVRRWPLVPARRAGADAIALALELAALRRRAGDRDGAHALLSAICEVAPGHTEAATALAKDCEHRLRRPDLALQWALAAAWPCAQRVARLRRKLAVGSGVAIECPAIECPATATAVVPPVAATDLHEMPPGPTLPGARTTAPVVPAAAVTRAEAGAAAIPGSWRRRSATVVG, from the coding sequence GTGAGCATGGCGCGGCGGCTGGCCTCGCTCACGGCCGCGAGTCCGTCGTCGCGGGCGTCCGCGCCGATCGCCGCCAGCACCACCGTCACGGCTGCGGTGCCGGGCTTCCATGTCGACGACGGTTGCGCCGGTGACGATGACGCGAACGGTGCTCGCGATGCCCGCGCGGTCGAGGCCGCGCACGTGCGAGCGGCCGTCGCTGCGATCGCGCGGCGCGGCGCCGTGCGTGCGCCGTGCCTGTTCGATCTCGAGACCACCGGGCTGGGTGGGGACGCGGTGCCGTTCGTGGTCGGGCTCGCGTGGGCCCGCGACGATGGTCCGCTGGTGCTGCAGCAGTTCCGCCTCGACGCCGCCGCGAGCGAGCGCGCGATGTGGCTGGCGGTGGTCGACGCCCTCGCGGGCGCCGACGCGATCGTCACGTACAACGGTGCCAGCTTCGATCGCACGATCGTGCGGCTGCGCCTGCGACGACTCGGGCTCTGGCGCGGCGCGGTGGCGCATCGCTTCGAGCACGACCACCTCGACTTGCTGCCGCTGTGCCGTCGCGTGTGGCGGGGGCGCGCGGGCGATGCCCGGCTCGCGACCCTCGAGCGCGTCGTGCTCGGCGCGCATCGGCTCGACGACATCGCCGGCGAGGCGATCGCGAGCTGGGGGCGTGCGTGGATCGACGGCGATCGCTCGCCCGTCGCGAGCGAGGCGGTCGCGAAGATCTGCCGTCACAACGCATGGGATCTGCGGGGTCTGGCCGCGCTGGCGGTGGCGTGCCGCGGGCAGCTCGAAGCGCCCGAGCACCCCGCGGCGGTGCTGGCCGCCGTGCGACACCACCGCGAGGCCGGGGCCGAAGCATGCGCGCATGCGATGGCGGAGGCGGGGGTGCGACGCTGGCCGCTGGTGCCCGCGCGTCGGGCCGGCGCCGACGCGATCGCGCTGGCGCTCGAGCTCGCGGCGTTGCGTCGGCGCGCGGGTGATCGCGACGGCGCGCACGCGCTGCTGTCGGCAATCTGCGAGGTCGCGCCGGGTCACACGGAGGCCGCCACCGCGCTCGCGAAGGACTGCGAGCACCGCCTGCGTCGGCCCGATCTCGCGCTGCAGTGGGCGCTCGCGGCCGCATGGCCGTGCGCGCAGCGGGTGGCTCGGCTGCGGCGCAAGCTCGCGGTCGGCTCGGGCGTCGCGATCGAGTGTCCCGCGATCGAGTGTCCCGCGACCGCCACCGCGGTCGTGCCGCCCGTGGCAGCCACCGACCTGCACGAGATGCCGCCGGGCCCGACGCTCCCGGGCGCACGCACGACGGCGCCGGTGGTGCCGGCGGCCGCCGTCACGCGTGCGGAGGCAGGGGCTGCGGCGATCCCCGGCAGCTGGCGGCGACGCTCGGCCACGGTCGTGGGCTAG
- a CDS encoding cytochrome c has protein sequence MQRIVTRVRSGLVAAGVAVVLAHATGCAEQAGPVHELSGQQLYEHYCARCHGVDGRPVPEQPQARNLSDRRIVDNLSDESIEMTIRMGREPAMPAFRDQFTEASLQVLVAYVRSLSGSRGTHAKPAGRAAP, from the coding sequence ATGCAGCGCATCGTCACGCGCGTCCGGTCCGGCCTCGTCGCCGCGGGCGTCGCCGTGGTGCTCGCCCACGCCACGGGCTGCGCCGAGCAGGCTGGCCCCGTGCACGAGCTCTCGGGGCAGCAGCTCTACGAGCACTACTGCGCCCGCTGCCACGGTGTCGACGGCCGGCCGGTGCCCGAGCAGCCGCAGGCGCGCAACCTCTCGGATCGTCGCATCGTCGACAACCTCAGCGACGAGTCGATCGAGATGACGATCCGCATGGGCCGTGAGCCGGCGATGCCGGCGTTCCGCGATCAGTTCACCGAGGCCTCGCTGCAGGTATTGGTGGCCTACGTGCGCAGCCTGTCGGGCTCGCGTGGCACCCACGCCAAGCCGGCCGGCCGCGCTGCGCCCTGA
- a CDS encoding DEAD/DEAH box helicase: MDLVAEHVVAPRLGAFGRWPASLDPRLEQALARRDLVAPYTHQADALAATFAGGDVVIATGTASGKSLCYQLPILHTALLEPDARALLLFPTKALARDQCAAMRELARQLPAPAHVGVAPYDGDTPPDERRAARSRAAVVATNPDMLHRGVLPMHEGWARFLAGLRYVVLDELHTYRGVFGSHVGNVLRRLWRLCAHYGSRPQIIAASATIANPVQLAQRLCGRDAFTCIDRDHAPAGPRRVMVFNPKVVDPVVGVRRDYLKVTRVIASEIRRAGIQSLVFCRTRKAVELLTRYLQDDERAEAGPLAHTPADTAIRGYRGGYLPQRRREVEQALRDGEARMVATTNALELGIDIGGVDAVVLSGYPGSRAATLQRIGRAGRRGRASLGVIVLSSMPTDQFIAADPAFLFERPAEHAAVDPDNPEVWLPHLRCAAQELPLSAAEGWGQLPPAELIAGAEYLADRGALLRQDTEVPVWLALGADSAADAVDLRGPIEENFAVVDEGGDILAEVAFDDAPLYLHPGAIYPIEGRTYEVRALDWDGRKASVRAVASDYYTEAIPKLRVRIIDDEAPIDDASDRGALGEAHVVRTVPGFKKLRFRTHENIGFGPIELPDLELHTRAAFWPMPRAWVAAVEPTARASATIAATHAIHHTAALLLMCDAADLGHALTAGHPAAFAGVEGGVGPVDPATVLAAAARPYLVLFDWTPGGAGLASAALELGPALFEHAAAAVRGCSCAQGCPTCMGPAIADRERPVSRSLVLDLLGALAGAAAAAP, from the coding sequence GTGGATCTCGTCGCGGAGCACGTCGTAGCACCGCGTCTGGGCGCGTTCGGGCGTTGGCCGGCGAGCCTCGATCCGCGCCTCGAACAGGCGCTCGCGCGAAGAGATCTCGTCGCACCGTACACGCACCAGGCCGACGCACTCGCAGCGACCTTCGCGGGCGGTGACGTGGTGATCGCGACCGGTACCGCGTCGGGCAAGTCGCTGTGCTACCAGCTGCCGATCCTCCATACGGCGCTGCTCGAGCCCGACGCCCGCGCGTTGTTGCTGTTCCCGACCAAGGCGCTCGCGCGGGATCAGTGCGCGGCGATGCGGGAGCTCGCGCGGCAGCTGCCCGCGCCGGCCCACGTCGGCGTTGCGCCCTACGACGGCGACACACCGCCCGACGAGCGCCGCGCGGCGCGATCGCGGGCCGCCGTGGTCGCGACCAACCCCGACATGCTGCACCGCGGCGTGCTGCCGATGCACGAGGGCTGGGCGCGCTTCCTCGCCGGCCTGCGCTACGTCGTACTCGACGAGCTGCACACCTACCGCGGCGTGTTCGGCTCCCACGTCGGCAACGTGCTGCGCCGGCTGTGGCGGCTGTGCGCCCACTACGGCAGCCGGCCGCAGATCATCGCCGCGTCGGCGACCATCGCCAACCCCGTGCAGCTGGCCCAGCGGCTGTGCGGTCGCGACGCGTTCACCTGCATCGACCGCGATCACGCCCCCGCGGGCCCGCGTCGCGTGATGGTGTTCAACCCCAAGGTGGTCGATCCCGTGGTCGGCGTGCGACGGGACTACCTCAAGGTCACGCGCGTCATCGCCAGCGAGATCCGGCGCGCGGGCATCCAGAGCCTGGTCTTCTGCCGCACCCGCAAGGCGGTCGAGCTGCTCACGCGCTACCTGCAGGACGACGAGCGCGCCGAGGCCGGGCCGCTGGCGCACACGCCCGCGGACACGGCGATCCGCGGCTACCGCGGGGGCTACCTGCCACAGCGGCGCCGGGAGGTCGAGCAGGCGCTGCGCGACGGCGAGGCCCGCATGGTCGCCACCACCAACGCCCTCGAGCTCGGCATCGACATCGGTGGGGTCGATGCGGTGGTGCTGTCGGGCTACCCCGGCTCGCGGGCGGCGACCTTGCAGCGCATCGGCCGGGCGGGCCGACGCGGGCGTGCGTCGCTCGGGGTCATCGTGCTGTCGTCGATGCCGACCGATCAGTTCATCGCGGCCGACCCTGCGTTCCTGTTCGAGCGCCCGGCGGAGCACGCCGCGGTCGATCCGGACAACCCGGAGGTGTGGCTGCCGCACCTGCGCTGCGCTGCGCAGGAGCTGCCGCTGTCGGCCGCCGAGGGCTGGGGGCAGCTGCCGCCCGCGGAGCTGATCGCCGGTGCCGAGTACCTCGCAGACCGCGGCGCATTGCTGCGCCAGGACACCGAGGTGCCGGTATGGCTGGCGCTGGGGGCCGACAGCGCCGCCGATGCGGTCGATCTGCGCGGCCCGATCGAGGAGAACTTCGCGGTCGTCGACGAGGGTGGCGACATCCTCGCGGAGGTCGCCTTCGACGACGCGCCGCTGTACCTGCACCCGGGCGCCATCTATCCCATCGAGGGCCGCACCTACGAGGTCCGCGCGCTCGACTGGGACGGTCGCAAGGCCAGCGTGCGCGCGGTCGCCTCGGACTACTACACCGAGGCAATCCCCAAGCTGCGCGTACGCATCATCGACGACGAGGCGCCGATCGACGACGCCAGCGATCGTGGGGCGCTCGGCGAGGCCCACGTGGTGCGGACCGTGCCGGGCTTCAAGAAGCTGCGCTTCCGTACCCACGAGAACATCGGCTTCGGTCCCATCGAGCTGCCCGACCTCGAGCTGCACACGCGGGCGGCGTTCTGGCCGATGCCGCGGGCGTGGGTCGCTGCGGTCGAGCCCACCGCGCGCGCGAGCGCGACCATCGCTGCGACCCATGCGATCCACCACACCGCCGCGCTGCTGCTCATGTGCGATGCGGCCGACCTCGGCCACGCGTTGACAGCGGGACATCCGGCCGCGTTCGCGGGTGTCGAAGGTGGTGTGGGCCCGGTCGATCCCGCGACCGTGCTGGCCGCAGCCGCGCGGCCGTACCTCGTGCTCTTCGACTGGACGCCGGGCGGGGCGGGGCTCGCGAGCGCGGCGCTCGAGCTGGGCCCGGCGCTGTTCGAGCACGCCGCCGCGGCGGTGCGCGGCTGCAGCTGCGCGCAGGGCTGCCCGACCTGCATGGGCCCGGCCATCGCCGATCGCGAGCGACCGGTCTCTCGGAGCCTGGTGCTCGATCTGCTGGGGGCGCTGGCGGGGGCCGCCGCGGCGGCGCCGTGA
- a CDS encoding RluA family pseudouridine synthase — MSERREIAFVAEQGGQTLAALVRGAMDVPWSRARTLVREGKVWLDDVREHDDARRVRAGARILVRPTAPRERLEVGAFPAERIIHVDADLVVVDKPAGISSVPFDDDEHDTVVQQVSAQLRRRERRQLPPLRVVHRLDKDTTGLLVFARTKTAERELAQQFRAHTIHRRYLGLAHGRVRAGAIESLLVTDRGDGVRGSWHGRARAPSSARRAVTHVSVERFVALPPAAFDGVVGVGVSFVHCRLETGRTHQIRIHLAEAGHALVCEPVYVRAWPPGSRDATPLLRPPPRLDAAALRVMLHAAELGFVHPDHGETVSWQAAEPEDFTAWREHLDRLARLGSDGDPGDAMVDRGPGRAAAIAAPGPAQPRPAGVSRAESQRSGPPSGSRRGRTRGR; from the coding sequence ATGAGCGAGCGCCGCGAGATCGCGTTCGTGGCCGAGCAGGGCGGTCAGACCCTGGCAGCGCTGGTCCGCGGCGCGATGGACGTGCCGTGGAGTCGCGCGCGCACGCTCGTGCGCGAGGGCAAGGTCTGGCTCGACGACGTCCGCGAGCACGACGACGCCCGTCGCGTGCGGGCGGGGGCCCGCATCCTCGTGCGACCGACCGCGCCGCGGGAGCGGCTCGAGGTCGGCGCGTTCCCGGCCGAGCGCATCATCCACGTCGACGCCGACCTGGTGGTGGTCGACAAGCCTGCGGGCATCTCGAGCGTGCCGTTCGATGACGACGAGCACGACACCGTCGTGCAGCAGGTCTCGGCGCAGCTGCGTCGACGCGAGCGCCGACAGCTGCCGCCGCTGCGGGTCGTGCATCGGCTCGACAAGGACACCACCGGGCTGCTGGTGTTCGCGCGCACCAAGACCGCCGAGCGGGAGCTCGCGCAGCAGTTCCGCGCCCACACCATCCACCGTCGCTACCTCGGGCTGGCCCACGGTCGCGTGCGCGCCGGCGCGATCGAGAGCCTGCTGGTGACCGATCGCGGCGACGGTGTGCGGGGCTCGTGGCACGGCCGAGCGCGCGCACCGAGCTCTGCGCGGCGAGCCGTGACCCACGTCAGTGTCGAGCGGTTCGTCGCGCTGCCGCCCGCGGCCTTCGACGGCGTGGTCGGGGTCGGCGTCAGCTTCGTGCACTGCCGACTCGAGACCGGTCGCACCCACCAGATCCGCATCCACCTCGCCGAGGCCGGGCACGCGCTGGTGTGCGAGCCGGTCTACGTGCGCGCGTGGCCGCCCGGCTCGCGCGATGCGACTCCGCTGCTGCGGCCGCCACCGCGGCTCGACGCCGCTGCGTTGCGCGTCATGCTGCACGCGGCCGAGCTCGGCTTCGTGCACCCCGATCACGGTGAGACGGTGTCGTGGCAGGCCGCGGAGCCCGAAGACTTCACGGCTTGGCGCGAGCATCTCGACCGCCTCGCGCGGCTCGGCAGCGACGGCGATCCGGGCGACGCCATGGTCGATCGCGGCCCGGGCCGCGCCGCGGCGATTGCCGCTCCAGGCCCCGCGCAACCGCGCCCTGCGGGGGTTTCGCGGGCGGAATCGCAGCGCAGCGGTCCGCCGTCGGGCTCGCGCCGCGGGCGCACCCGCGGCCGTTGA
- a CDS encoding zinc-binding dehydrogenase — MQKIVIHRAGGYDRLRLEQHPLPPCSPTDVHVRVRAAGINYADCIVRMGLYASAKDYVGWPITPGFEVAGEVARVGAEVDDVAVGERVIAVTRFGGYTSDLVVPRRQVFAVPRGLSFEQAASYPAVFLTAYHAMVELARPKFGATVLVHSAAGGVGGALVQIARLLGCHVVGVVGGTHKVDHAHALGAHVVIDTSREPLWPTAELHAPAGYDVVLDANGVTTLRGSLAHLAPMGRLVVYGFASMLPKAGRRLSWLKLAWNFLTTPRFSPFALTQRNRSVMGFNLSYLFDHVRLMQDGMTQLGKWFEEGALRPLPVTSFGLHEAAAAQRLLESGSTIGKLVLVPEPTP, encoded by the coding sequence ATGCAGAAGATCGTGATCCATCGCGCAGGCGGCTACGACCGGCTCCGCCTCGAGCAGCATCCGCTGCCGCCGTGCTCGCCGACGGACGTGCACGTCCGTGTGCGCGCGGCCGGCATCAACTACGCCGACTGCATCGTGCGCATGGGCCTCTACGCCTCGGCCAAGGACTACGTCGGTTGGCCCATCACCCCCGGCTTCGAGGTCGCCGGCGAGGTCGCGCGCGTGGGCGCCGAGGTCGATGACGTCGCGGTCGGCGAGCGCGTCATCGCGGTGACCCGCTTCGGCGGCTACACCAGCGATCTGGTGGTGCCGCGGCGGCAGGTGTTCGCGGTCCCGCGCGGCCTGTCGTTCGAGCAGGCCGCGTCGTACCCGGCGGTCTTCCTCACCGCCTACCACGCGATGGTCGAGCTGGCGCGGCCCAAGTTCGGCGCCACCGTGCTGGTGCACTCGGCCGCCGGCGGGGTCGGGGGCGCGTTGGTGCAGATCGCTCGGCTGCTGGGTTGCCACGTGGTCGGGGTCGTCGGCGGCACGCACAAGGTCGACCACGCCCACGCGCTCGGGGCCCACGTGGTGATCGATACCTCGCGCGAGCCGCTGTGGCCGACCGCCGAGCTGCATGCGCCGGCGGGCTACGATGTGGTGCTCGACGCCAACGGCGTGACGACCCTGCGTGGCAGCCTCGCCCACCTGGCGCCGATGGGCCGGTTGGTCGTCTACGGCTTCGCGTCGATGCTGCCCAAGGCCGGACGGCGACTGTCGTGGCTGAAGCTGGCGTGGAACTTCCTCACGACCCCGCGCTTCTCCCCGTTCGCGCTGACGCAGCGCAACCGCAGCGTGATGGGCTTCAACCTCAGCTATCTCTTCGATCACGTGCGACTGATGCAGGACGGCATGACACAGCTGGGCAAGTGGTTCGAAGAGGGCGCGCTGCGGCCGTTGCCCGTGACCAGCTTCGGCCTGCACGAGGCCGCGGCCGCACAGCGCCTGCTCGAGTCGGGCTCGACCATCGGCAAGCTGGTGCTGGTGCCGGAGCCCACGCCATGA
- a CDS encoding site-specific DNA-methyltransferase: MGDGIELVWPGKYDADGRRVVVPVAPSPWRTSERHGPRAAPCRGELVAGDNLGILDAWLEQHRGRVDLVYIDLPFAIGTSFDVVARVHVPGDDKTVLRIPAFDDRWPTGGGYLSMLAPRLERIHALLAAHGSLYVHVDPTVAHAVKLLLDEVFGPASFQREIVWRIGWVSGFKTVARNWIRNHDTILFYVKDPARMRFNKVYVPHPPGYARRSGAPAKAPGIAVDDVWNAGPADLALVGRDALDSIQIKSFSREKTGYATQKNESVLRRVLAASSSEGDLVADPFCGAGTTAAVALAMGRRFLACDRGDAAIQLARARLLREHAGAAWSHGRAEPARPGDVASRQWPLQVVRVGRGTRWQLRAPDHDDVPQLELDVELTGQTLVLTLVSLRPSATATAPVRSLLERGADPLLELAVDADADPSVMRPQQLRQASPERAIDRRVELPAGAHGQVWLQLVDLELRRLRVWLTWARDGARASVDARLLHEP; encoded by the coding sequence GTGGGCGACGGCATCGAGCTGGTGTGGCCCGGCAAGTACGACGCGGACGGGCGACGCGTGGTCGTACCCGTCGCGCCGAGCCCGTGGCGCACGAGCGAGCGACACGGGCCGCGAGCGGCCCCGTGTCGGGGCGAGCTGGTCGCCGGCGATAACCTCGGCATCCTCGATGCGTGGCTGGAGCAGCATCGCGGCCGCGTCGACCTGGTCTACATCGATCTGCCGTTCGCGATCGGCACCTCCTTCGACGTCGTCGCGCGGGTGCACGTGCCCGGCGACGACAAGACGGTGCTACGGATCCCCGCCTTCGATGATCGCTGGCCGACCGGCGGGGGCTATCTGTCGATGCTCGCGCCCCGGCTCGAACGCATCCACGCGCTGCTGGCCGCCCACGGCAGCCTCTACGTCCACGTGGATCCGACCGTCGCCCACGCCGTGAAGCTGCTGCTCGACGAGGTCTTCGGGCCCGCGAGCTTCCAGCGCGAGATCGTGTGGCGCATCGGCTGGGTGTCGGGCTTCAAGACCGTCGCACGCAACTGGATCCGCAATCACGACACCATCTTGTTCTACGTGAAGGACCCCGCGCGCATGCGCTTCAACAAGGTCTACGTGCCGCACCCGCCCGGCTACGCGCGGCGATCGGGCGCGCCCGCCAAGGCGCCGGGCATCGCCGTCGACGACGTGTGGAACGCCGGGCCCGCCGACCTCGCGCTGGTCGGCCGCGACGCGCTCGACTCGATCCAGATCAAGAGCTTCTCCCGGGAGAAGACCGGCTACGCGACACAGAAGAACGAGAGCGTGCTCCGGCGCGTGCTGGCGGCGTCGTCCTCGGAGGGCGATCTGGTGGCGGATCCGTTCTGCGGCGCCGGCACGACCGCCGCGGTCGCGCTCGCGATGGGCCGGCGCTTCCTCGCCTGCGATCGCGGCGACGCGGCGATCCAGCTGGCCCGTGCACGCCTGCTGCGCGAGCACGCGGGGGCGGCGTGGTCGCATGGCCGTGCCGAGCCGGCGCGCCCCGGCGACGTTGCCTCGCGGCAGTGGCCGCTGCAGGTCGTGCGGGTCGGAAGGGGCACGCGCTGGCAGCTGCGTGCGCCGGACCACGACGACGTGCCGCAGCTCGAGCTCGACGTCGAGCTCACCGGCCAGACCCTGGTGCTCACGCTGGTGTCGCTGCGGCCGAGCGCGACAGCGACCGCGCCGGTGCGTTCGCTGCTCGAGCGCGGTGCCGATCCGCTGCTCGAGCTGGCGGTCGATGCCGACGCCGATCCGTCGGTGATGCGGCCGCAGCAGCTACGACAGGCCAGCCCCGAGCGGGCGATCGACCGGCGGGTCGAGCTGCCCGCGGGCGCGCACGGGCAGGTGTGGCTGCAGCTGGTCGACCTCGAGCTGCGTCGCCTCCGCGTGTGGCTGACATGGGCCCGCGACGGTGCGCGGGCGAGCGTCGACGCACGACTCCTGCACGAGCCGTGA